The DNA segment CGGTGCGCATCAGCACCACGCGCACCCCGGCGTCCTCGGCCGGGCGGGCGGCGGCCTCCCAGACCCGGCACAGGTCGGCGAGGAACGTGGTGCCGGCCGACGCCTCCTCGGTGACCGGCTGCTCGCCGGTGTCGCCGTACCACCCGACGCCCGAGGACTGGAGCAGAGCGCGCGGACGGTCGGCCTCGGGAAGCTGCTTGAGGGTGCGGGCGATGGTCTCGGTGGTGTTGATCCGGCTGGCCCGCAGCTCCCGCTTGTAAGCGGCCGTCCAACGGTGGTCGCCGACGTTCGCCCCGGACAGGTTGATCACGGCGTCCGCGCCGGCCAGCGCGTCGGCGTCGAGCCGGCCCTGTGCCGGGTCCCAGGTGACCTCGCCGGGGCCGGTCGCCGGGCGGCGCACCAGCCGGGTGACGTCGTGGCCGCTCTGGCGCAGCCGGTCGGCCAGCCGGGTGCCGAGGAAGCCGGAGGCGCCGGACATGACGATCCGCATGTACCGATTCTTTCCCGGAGATCCCCGGCTGACAAACGGAACGGGGCACGCCTTTTTCGGCGTGCCCCGTCCTCACTGCTCGAATCAGAGGCCGAGGTCCGCCTCGAAGTGACCGCCCTCCAGGCGCTCCTTCAGCGTCCCGAGGAAGCGGGCCGCGTCCGCGCCGTCCACGATCCGGTGGTCGTAGCTGAGCGCCAGGTAGACCATCGAGCGCGGCGCGATGATCTCGCCGAGCTCGGGGTCGTTGACGATCACCGGGCGCTTGACGACCGCGCCGAGGCCGAGGATGCCGACCTGCGGCTGGTTGATGATCGGGGTGTCGAAGAGCGCACCACGGCTGCCCGTGTTGGTCAGCGTGAAGGTGCCGCCACCGATCTCGTCCGGGCCGATCTTGTTGTTGCGGGTACGGTCCGCGAGGTCCGCGATCCGCTTGGACAGACCGGCCAGGTTCAGGTCGCCGGCGTCCTTGATGACCGGGACGACCAGGCCCTTCGGCGCGTCCACCGCGATGCCGAGGTGCTCGGAACCGTGGTAGGTGACGGTGCCGGCCTCGACGTCGATCGAGGAGTTGACGACCGGGTGCTGCTGCAGCGCCTCGACCGTGGCCAGGGCGAAGAACGGCAGGAAGGTGAGCTTCACGCCGTGTTTGGCCTGGAAGTCGGCCTTCGCCTTGTTCCGCAGGTTGGCGATCTTGGTGACGTCCACCTCGACCACGGTGGTGAGCTGCGCCGACACCTGCAGCGACTCGACCATGCGCCGGGCGATGGTGGCCCGGATGCGGGTGAGCTTCTCGGTGCGGCCACGCAGCGGGCTCGGCTCCGCCTTCGGGGCGGCCGGCTTCGCAGCGGGCTTCTCCTCCACCGGTGCGCTCTTCACCGAAGCGGCGGCGGCCTTCTCCGCGGCGTCCAGCACGTCCTGCTTGCGGATGCGGCCGCCGACGCCGGTGCCGGTCAGGCTGGACAGGTCCACGCCCTTCTCGGCGGCCAGCTTGCGGACCAGCGGCGTCACGTAACCGGCGTCGCCGGCGCCGTTCGACTTGACCGTCTCGGCGGCCGGAGCGGCCGGCTGAGCCGGAGCGGCCGGCTTCGCCTCGGCGGCCGGGGCCACCTGCGGCGCCGGGGCCGACTCGATCCGCG comes from the Actinoplanes sp. OR16 genome and includes:
- a CDS encoding TIGR01777 family oxidoreductase; its protein translation is MRIVMSGASGFLGTRLADRLRQSGHDVTRLVRRPATGPGEVTWDPAQGRLDADALAGADAVINLSGANVGDHRWTAAYKRELRASRINTTETIARTLKQLPEADRPRALLQSSGVGWYGDTGEQPVTEEASAGTTFLADLCRVWEAAARPAEDAGVRVVLMRTAPAIDASGSLMKPLLLPFKLGAGARIGGGRQWMAWVSLADWLNAAEFLLEREDLAGPVNVVAPNPVRNADFTQALARELNRPALLAVPGPVLDLALGELAGEAQRSQRVLPGVLTNAGFAWAYPTITSALAAALGDGHATVR
- the sucB gene encoding 2-oxoglutarate dehydrogenase, E2 component, dihydrolipoamide succinyltransferase, giving the protein MPVSVTMPRLGESVTEGTVTRWLKQEGERVEADEPLLEVSTDKVDTEIPSPAAGVLSRIVVGEDETAEVGSELAVIAGDGEDAGSAAPAPAQQQEQAEEPEPEPAALNTPSTEKPVEEETPAPQTASGSSEGTEVKLPALGESVTEGTVTRWLKQVGETVEADEPLLEVSTDKVDTEIPSPVAGTVLEIKVGEDETAEVGAVLAVIGSGAPAAPKAEPKPEPKQEAPKQEAPKQEAPKQEAPAPQPRIESAPAPQVAPAAEAKPAAPAQPAAPAAETVKSNGAGDAGYVTPLVRKLAAEKGVDLSSLTGTGVGGRIRKQDVLDAAEKAAAASVKSAPVEEKPAAKPAAPKAEPSPLRGRTEKLTRIRATIARRMVESLQVSAQLTTVVEVDVTKIANLRNKAKADFQAKHGVKLTFLPFFALATVEALQQHPVVNSSIDVEAGTVTYHGSEHLGIAVDAPKGLVVPVIKDAGDLNLAGLSKRIADLADRTRNNKIGPDEIGGGTFTLTNTGSRGALFDTPIINQPQVGILGLGAVVKRPVIVNDPELGEIIAPRSMVYLALSYDHRIVDGADAARFLGTLKERLEGGHFEADLGL